A region of the Gigantopelta aegis isolate Gae_Host chromosome 11, Gae_host_genome, whole genome shotgun sequence genome:
GTCTCTGTTAGAAGTTGGCTTCATGCTCTCTGATAAGTCTCCCACTTTGGTGGATGAAATTGCTGCGTTTGAGACGGTTCTTTGTCAAACACTCCATCCTTTGGTTTATTGGATGGTTGAGCAGGTACTTGAATTTCCCTGCCTGGACCATGATCTTGGCTTCTCCCCTCTCACTGAGTGGCTGTATTGCAGCAGTTTGTTCCATGTCTTTAACAGGTGTAGACTTATAGATCCTGTTATGATTCACAGAGCTTGATTTTGAACCTTGTTTAGTCTGCTGGTTTCCTTTGCTGTTGTTGACCAGCTGTGGAACCGTACTCGAGATGAGGTCTTATGGTTCCCTCATATACTCTTTGAGGATCCTCTCATTTGCTCCCCAGTTGGTCCATGCTAATTTCCGCATAATGGCTAGAGTGTGtctagattttgtttttgctttttggaTGTCTGGTTTCAAAGTTCGTTACTTGTCAAAGGTTGCACCAAAGTATGTTGCTTCTTCTTCACTTTTAAGTGGAGTATTGCCAGTTTTTAAAATCCCCGATTTTTGCTTTGGTGGTAGAGTAAATAGTGTAGTTGAATACTTGTCTTTGTTGATAGTCACACACCATTTCTGTGAGCATTCTGTCAGCTTGTCTGCCGCTATCTGCATTGTGTAGGTGGCAGTAGTAGTATATTCTACCTTGCACCACATCAACAAGTCATCAGCATAGAGAGCAGCTAGTATTCCTTTAGGGAGTTCTTGTATCAGATCGTTAATGAAGATCAGGAAGAGGATGGGTGCAATGACTCCTCCCTGCTCTCTTTTCTGTTAACTGTAACCCTTGCTCTACGGTTGTGAAGTTATGATTTGATCCATCAAGGCATGTTTCCAGTCATTCCACATGTCTGTAACTTGACAATGAGGCCATCAGTCCAGACTTTGTCGAATGCCTTTCATATATCTATCCAGGTAGCAAACGTGTTTATTCTCCTGAAATGCATCTTCTGTACTGTGAAACTGTCTTAAGCCTTCTTGCTCGCAAGGCAAGATATTGTCAGTTTCAAGATGCCATTTGAGGCGTTGGTCCATTATTCTCTCCAATATCTTAACAACACAGCTGGTGATGCTGACTAGACGGCAGCTGGTGGCAttctttttgtcttttcatTCCCTGTAGACAGGAATCATTGTGGCCTCTCTCCAGATTTGTGGAAAGACACCATTTTTCTCAGATGTGATCAAAAACGTCCAACAGTTTGTTGATTGTTGCGCTGCAAAGACAAGTAAGCATCTCATTGGTGATCATGTCTGGACCTGGTGATTTGTTGTTCTTAACTTTCTTTAGTGGTACATGTAGGTGATACATTGTGATGAGACGTCAAATAAGTTCTGTTGGTGAAGCATTTCTTGCTgtctccctttgttcttctcgcTGCTGCGCAACTCTGACAGGTATATTATTCTACTCTTCATTAGTGTCAGCTAGGCGATTAGCTGCTCGTTTAATGTCAGCATTTCTCCATTTTCTTCCACTGTAATCCTTTCTCCTCTGTTATCCTCAGCATTAAGTTGTTTTGTCAGTATGATGAACAAGGCATTTCGTAGAATATAATACAATGTttctataaaacattttcacatATTTTTAAGAAACTAAATAGTAGCGTGTTTGATATACTGTGCAAGGTTACTTGGAGAGTTCTTACCCCAATGTTGATTACAATCTTTGAAGactcaaatataaatatttgatagATACATAACGTTATAATTTCTATAATATATAACTTgggttcgtgtgtgtgtgtgtgtgtgcacgaacgcgcgcgtgtatgtatgagttttgtgtgtgtgtgtgtgtgtgtgtgtgtgtgtgcgtgtgtgtgtgtgtgtgtgtttaatgtttaaaaagataattaattctggatttgtaaaaacactttttaattatgtttgtcCCTGGATCCGGCTGTgtgttgaacaaaacatttaGCCTAGCCTAAGGACACTTGTGGGTAGAATTACTGATCCCAAAGATTGCAGACTTGACAGAATTGGACTAAAACCATCTTGCTGCCATGGTTCCAGTATCCATGGAAACGAACGGTAGAGGACTGTGGAGAGGTGAGCTAGGTCGTGTTGTATAAAAGAATAACACGACACAAACATTCCGTCCACCACTAGAGTCCCTGCGTCCGTCACTGGAACGTACAGACCTGTGTTGAAAGAAGAAACCAATGAATGTATCATACATTTGGAACCAACCCGTAGCACTtagtaattaacaataaaaccGACAATAGCCCAGACCACTAACCATAACACCTCAGCAGATAACACTACCACTAACCATAACACCTCAGCCGATaactttaccactaagctataAACTCCCCCGACCCTTTAAAAAATAGAATTTATAATGACGACAATAATACCATTATCAAAAATGCTGATAGTGATGATGGTATTGATGATGACGATAGTAGTAGTTCTAGCTGTAGTAGTAGCTGTAAGAATATTAGAGAGAAGTTAgcgtggtggtcttacacctcccagaTTCAGTCTTAAAGTTTactctggattggagccggtatcgTGATGCAATCCCAGTATCTATTGTCCTTAAGTATACtatttttaacaacaacaccatAAACTGGCATAACTTTAAACACCATATACCGTAAAtccttaaaaaagaaaaacatagaATAGGAACCTGCTTCAGTGAATGTCAATTTTGCACTATAGTGGTGTGGCGTAGGGGAGTGATCGGCACTTGTTGGCCCAAAGAACTACATTTGGCACAGTTGTGCAGAGGTCAAAGTCAGGTCAAGTCAAGATCAAAGGTCACATTTGGACAATATCCAGGAAGGTTATATCAAAGCACTACATTAGACGTATActtaacatgtacatgttcCCAGTTTAGACGTCAAAGTCAAGTCAAGGTCAAATGTCAAAGTAAACTGGTATCCAAGAAATGAAGAAAAGGTCAGGCACTGCACAATTATTTGTTTGCCAAGCCCTCAATTGGTCTTTGTATTTTCTGCATATCTGAAAAATGTTAAGGGTCCACAGAGTGCAAACGTGCCACCCTTGAGGAATtaaaaaattcaagatggcgtccaagatggctGTCAAAACATAGAACTGGAAATATATCTGATAGTTTGTCAGCTTTGGCAAAATGTTGATCGCTATGACTGGATTTTAGGGGTCAAGTGATTCATTGTGAACTAATCTCAGCTAATCGAGATATTGTAACATCATTTAAGTCGCAGATGGCCATTATACGGTGCTAtaaaatcatatacatgtacacaatattACCTTGTTTTGTTGCGAAAGAGATTTGGACAACTCGTTCTGGGCAGTGACCACGTGGACACGATTTTGTGGTAAAAATGTAATTTCCTATTTTCACAGAACTCGCAGATCTACAAGATCAAACAAAATAGCAACAGCAGCGGCATTAACGGCAattattctactactactactactactactactactactactactactactactactactactactactactactactactgctactactactactactactactagtactagtactagtagtagtagtagtagtagtagtaataatggtactagtcgtagtagtaataatactactagtagtagtagtaatactactactactactacgactactactagtagtagtagtagtagtagtagtagtagtggtagtagtagtaatagtagtagatgTAATAATAATcgtagtagtaatatagtaactagtgatagtagtagtaatggtagtggtagtagtagtagtagtagtagtagtagtagtagtagtagtagtagtagtagtagtaatagtagtggtagtagtaatattagtagtaatattagtagtaatagtagcattAGTAATAATGGTAgttgtaacagtagtagtaatagtagtgatagtagtagttgtagtagtaatagtagtagtaatggtagtaataatagtagtagtagtagtagtagtagtagtaatattagtagtagtagtagtagtagtaatcgtagtagtagtagtagtaatagtagtggtagtagtaatagtagtagatgtaataataatcttggcagtagtaatagtaatagatgtaataataatctttgtagtagtaatagtaattgaATTTGCAGACCTTCAACAACGAACAAAATAGCATTGCATAAatagttgtggtagtagtaatagtaaatTGGTTTTTGTTAGCTACCATTTACATTACAGAGAGTGCCTGTTCAACGATACATCACAACTGAAAGCGAGTATGGTAGAAATCACACACGTTTTAACATAAACGTCTCTTACGGGGACTTCATAGTCTTCTGTTCATAATCGTGTGGATCACAAAATGTACCGATTCCACCCAACGTAACCAAACAATTCTTGTGAATGCAACAGACAAAGACGTCCAAAGATGACGTCGCTTACCTAGCTTCCATGCCAGTTGATTGGTTGTTTGTTGAAGCGAAGAGAAGGTGGTTTCCTGTGATCGTCAGCTGGTTTCCCTGCTCCGTGGTCAACGTCAGATAAGTCGTGTTCTTGTAGGGTTCTCGGTGTAAGAAAGTTTTTACTTCAGAAAGCACACGCTCACCACCTTCCACTATACGAACATAAATGTAAAGACAGGTGTAGAAAAGATTTGGTTTTTATGGCAGACTGCATTCATTATAGTAAAAGGCACGAAGTCACGGCTATCACATAAGATTCTTGTCACATCTTAGTTCTTAGCTGTCCATGTTGACCAGTTATCGCTTCAATTGTATAATGTATTGAAAgtctttataaatatatactgagTAAAACTAGAAActtcacattttgaaaatgctattattttcaatatggcCGATACcatatgtcacggggatcctataatacccgtaactgaataaaacacgattatccaaatatctctcctaactgtatatctattagatctctctgtaacgggcagtccaatacccgcgtggctcggttCTAGTTATATCAGAGAtcagatcttatataaagtatatgtaatatagcacgtttagttcactagaaaacacaacaaaacacaatacactttggaatctgtattagcCTTAagatgacaaatatatttgccgcagttaattaattaacaacaacaataataataacaacccagttaatcacttaattagttaatcactaggtgtctagtttacacaatattctaatcacttcaccgtgacacaacacccacacgtgtgataattgagaaacgcttccaggggaacttaattaataaaggaattacaactctattcctaactggttaatttttaattaacccttaactactcattcagtaaccttgtaatacagacttaatactggtacctatcacaataaagacaataacatacagtttacctaggtcctctaggatgactggctaagctttaataattttagcacagtgaagcctacaatttacttcgtcagtttaccggaaacactgtctaaataatatgggtataatacagtattaaaatatttaaagtcacatcaatcacatcaaggttatacaacagagcagaaataatattgaccaagtccaaacggactaacgttccctggtagccttccaatatgtttctcctcgatatatgtaaaatcctagctatttattataaaatcccagactggtccggagacagtacgCGGAACCaaatcttatgatgtgtatatttccacagcgaccaaggcGGTATGttttcttacaagcctagactggtcgtcgccagttcgctagagatatcccggtcgcgcggaggtattacgtaaccactctccacatgtgcatattgggaacagctcgaccaccgtcgcgcggtgGTATTaagtaacaaggtgcccacctagtctaagtgcatattgggactgcacacggccctctaaaacaattaatatcgccacaggcgaaaagaaattaagagcatgttccgtcacaccatataaattgtattattacataatgaaaatatatctgtattctcactggtcaaaaaccagtcacatgaccttccgtaaatagtgatattgccctgacaCGGTCCTATCGGTCTGATAAAAAGTTATATTGCCCTGGGAGATTtaaccaataaaaaataaagatgagacaaaatgttatccaattaatgagtaggttacgtaatgcaacgtcaactAATAAATCTATTGTAAACAAccacaaacttgtgacaaaacgctttgctgtccttcaacacaaagataacatctttattcatac
Encoded here:
- the LOC121385571 gene encoding desert hedgehog protein B-like, translated to MNFCVLLAVLGLFTILVQCHVTRSDKSDRTYMLGRDRKRAPLCQCGSKVLVCYYGCKGGGCCRDADCFPGDAHLLLDNGNLMEMRDLRSGHRILTVEGGERVLSEVKTFLHREPYKNTTYLTLTTEQGNQLTITGNHLLFASTNNQSTGMEARSASSVKIGNYIFTTKSCPRGHCPERVVQISFATKQGLYVPVTDAGTLVVDGMFVSCYSFIQHDLAHLSTVLYRSFPWILEPWQQDGFSPILSSLQSLGSVILPTSVLRLG